A single region of the Vicia villosa cultivar HV-30 ecotype Madison, WI linkage group LG4, Vvil1.0, whole genome shotgun sequence genome encodes:
- the LOC131597338 gene encoding uncharacterized protein LOC131597338 translates to MANTRLTIDAAAAGGALMDKEYVDAYALIKSMAQNHYQWGSERAQSEKTFGEKSSTKSGMYEISNLDRVNAKVDALTPKIENLIVAPVAAVAAVSPNCEICGMSGHAAPECHLLTRVSPEPVNYAQGNPYSNTYNPGWKNHPNFSYKNNNALYTPGQAPSVPPGYQKAPFAAPNIPRKSNLKVMMVAQQQAPTAAPPGTFPGQPQPNPKGHAHAIILRSGREMDEPTDPRFKNPAMFQSPSKTTEEESRPKDKPSDTKEKEDKEGETEEKEAPYIPLPPYKPPIPYPQRFEKSKSIGQFKKFVELLKQLNITIPFT, encoded by the exons ATGGCCAATACGAGACTTACAATTGACGCCGCCGCCGCAGGTGGCGCACTGATGGATAAAGAATATGTCGATGCTTACGCACTTATTAAGAGTATGGCTCAAAACCATTATCAATGGGGAAGCGAGAGAGCTCAGTCAGAGAAAACTTTTGGAGAGAAATCTTCAACGAAGAGTGGTATGTACGAGATAAGTAACCTCGACCGCGTTAACGCCAAAGTTGACGCCCTAACTCCGAAGATCGAAAACCTCATTGTAGCACCTGTAGCCGCAGTGGCTGCTGTTTCCCCAAATTGTGAAATATGCGGGATGTCTGGACATGCTGCCCCCGAGTGCCATCTTTTGACAAGAGTTTCCCCCGAaccagtaaactatgctcaaggaaacccttactcAAACACATATAACCCAGGATGGAAGAATCACCCTAACTTCTCGTATAAGAACAATAATGCTTTGTACACACCTGGTCAAGCACCTAGTGTACCACCTGGATATCAAAAGGCACCCTTCGCTGCTCCTAACATCCCCAGGAAGTCTAACTTAAAAGTAATGATG GTGgcacaacaacaagcacctactgccgcACCTCCTGGGACATTTCCTGGACAACCACAACCTAACCCAAAAGGACATGCTCATGCTATTATTCTGCGAAGTGGTAGAGAGATGGACGAACCGACTGACCCTAGGTTTAAAAACCCTGCTATGTTCCAAAGCCCTAGTAAGACAACTGAGGAGGAAAGTAGACCCAAGGATAAACCAAGTGATACGAAAGAGAAAGAGGACAAGGAAGGCGAGACGGAGGAAAAAGAGGCGCCATACATACCTCTACCCCCTTATAAACCACCTATCCCGTACCCTCAAAGATTCGAGAAATCTAAAAGCATAGGGCAGTTTAAGAAATTTGTCGAACTTCTTAAACAGTTGAACATTACAATTCCGTTTACATAA
- the LOC131597339 gene encoding uncharacterized protein LOC131597339 yields MSGLKVNYHKSCLVGINICQCWLQEAANILNCKIGSTPFNYLGLPIGVNHRSKLSWQPVIETVRSRLSNWKHEHLSFGGRVVILKSVLTAIPVYFLSFFKAPADQALDVWMSEVVFGYIEERSKFPGSSSKAIGFNHDPILMQRIINLLDITLIPNQRDTSTPVRGGAAACVGDAEWRRDRCCLD; encoded by the exons ATGTCGGGGTTGAAAGTTAACTATCATAAGAGTTGTCTTGTGGGAATAAATATATGCCAGTGTTGGCTACAAGAAGCTGCAAATATTCTAAATTGTAAGATTGGCTCCACTCCGTTTAATTATTTAGGTCTCCCTATTGGAGTAAATCATAGATCAAAGTTGTCGTGGCAGCCTGTGATTGAGACGGTAAGATCTCGACTTTCTAATTGGAAACACGAGCATCTATCCTTTGGTGGTCGCGTGGTTATTTTGAAATCAGTTTTGACAGCTATCCCAGTCTACTTCCTCTCGTTTTTCAAGGCTCCGGCAG ATCAGGCTTTGGATGTATGGATGAGTGAGGTTGTTTTTGGTTATATTGAAGAGAGGTCTAAG TTCCCTGGTAGCAGCTCCAAAGCTATTGGGTTTAACCATGACCCAATATTGATGCAGAGAATCATAAATCTGTTGGACATTACGTTG ATACCGAATCAGAGGGATACGAGCACTCCTGTTCGCGGTGGTGCGGCTGCTTGCGTGGGTGATGCGGAATGGAGGCGAGATCGGTGCTGTCTCGATTAA
- the LOC131597340 gene encoding uncharacterized protein LOC131597340 gives MERVEDGGLGMFVLKEKLKQIKERLKEWHKNHSQNLGEKIKAAKSELNRLEVKEESMGLADEEINSKRETSASLYNLSKLECSIQWQKSRSKWVKEGDANTKYFHGCVKKRRRENEILALEVNGNMLKGAGEIKNAIVEHFKNHFSVRGVRPILENMHFKRINETAVNELIQAFSEDKIRKAVWECDSTKSPGPDGVNFGFVK, from the coding sequence ATGGAGAGAGTTGAAGATGGAGGGCTGGGAATGTTTGTCCTAAAGGAGAAGTTAAAGCAAATAAAAGAAAGGTTAAAGGAGTGGCATAAAAATCATTCTCAAAACTTAGGAGAAAAAATTAAGGCCGCAAAATCTGAATTAAATAGGCTTGAAGTTAAAGAAGAATCAATGGGCCTTGCAGATGAGGAAATCAACTCCAAGAGGGAGACATCAGCAAGTTTGTACAATTTATCAAAACTGGAGTGCAGTATTCAGTGGCAAAAATCCAGAAGCAAATGGGTAAAGGAAGGGGATGCGAACACCAAATACTTTCATGGGTGcgtaaaaaagagaagaagagaaaacgaAATTCTCGCTTTGGAGGTTAATGGTAACATGCTGAAAGGAGCAGGGGAAATAAAGAATGCAATAGTTGAACACTTCAAAAACCATTTTTCTGTTAGAGGAGTCAGACCAATCCTTGAAAACATGCACTTCAAGCGAATCAACGAAACAGCGGTTAATGAGCTAATACAAGCATTCTCAGAAGATAAAATTCGTAAAGCAGTGTGGGAATGTGACAGTACAAAAAGTCCAGGTCCCGATGGTGTGAATTTCGGTTTTGTAAAATAA